A genome region from Nicotiana tabacum cultivar K326 chromosome 13, ASM71507v2, whole genome shotgun sequence includes the following:
- the LOC142168205 gene encoding uncharacterized protein LOC142168205 encodes MLKQIQVNIPLIDALREMPGYAKMMKDLMSHKFDFQDLATVTLTQICSVVMTKPISEKLADLGSFTIPCTISSYAFAKTLCDLGEIINLMTLAIYKRLGIGRARPTSMLLQLAGRTVKRPSGILDNVLVQVGKFVFPTNFVILYCRVDKEIPIIMGMPFLATRRALIDYAARELNMRLNDE; translated from the coding sequence atgTTGAAGCAGATTCAAGTAAACATTCCACTGATTGATGCCTTGAGggagatgcctggttatgcaaaaatgatgaaggacttgatgtctcaCAAGTTCGACTTTCAAGACTTGGCTACTGTTACACTAACTCAAATATGTAGTGTTGTCATGACGAAACCCATATCTGAGAAGTTAGCCGACCtagggagtttcacaatcccatgcacaATAAGTAGCTATGCTTTTGCTAAAacattatgtgatttgggggaaaTCATAAACTTGATGACCTTAGCTATCTAtaaaaggttaggcattggaagagcgAGACCCACATCCATGCTACTACAGCTAGCCGGCCGAACGGTGAAGAGGCCATCAGGTATACTTGATAATGTACTTGTGCAGGTTGGAAAGTTTGTGTTTCCGACAAATTTTGTCATTCTGTACTGCCGGGTTGACAAGGAGATTCCCATAATTATGGGAATGCCATTCTTAGCCACTAGGAGAGCTTTAATTGATTATGCAGCTAGGGAGCTAAATATGAGACTGAACGATGAATAG